From a region of the Sulfolobales archaeon genome:
- a CDS encoding ABC transporter ATP-binding protein, producing MSYYVEMIDVRKSYGRREVLKGITIRVMPGEIFCLVGPNGAGKTTTLRIMATLAKPSSGSVRIFGVDIARAKDLSDIRRKINYLPEEADVYSRLSGIEYLRFFAELYDIDVERAIEIGIKISGLSTQDLKRRTGTYSKGMRRRLLIARTLMTEPLLAILDEPTSGLDIFSSIHVREAIKEYSKERGSSVVLSSHNMFEVEYLCDRIALINDGVIVGEGSVEDIKSMTGSRNLEESFARLVSRTTR from the coding sequence TTGAGCTACTATGTAGAGATGATCGATGTTAGGAAGAGCTATGGGAGGAGGGAGGTTCTGAAGGGAATTACGATAAGGGTTATGCCTGGCGAGATATTCTGTCTAGTAGGCCCTAACGGGGCTGGGAAGACAACTACTCTAAGGATAATGGCTACTCTTGCAAAGCCGAGCTCTGGATCTGTTAGGATCTTCGGTGTGGACATAGCTAGGGCAAAGGATCTCTCGGATATTAGGAGGAAAATAAACTACCTCCCAGAAGAGGCTGATGTATATTCAAGGCTCAGTGGGATCGAGTATCTCAGGTTCTTCGCAGAGCTCTATGATATAGATGTTGAGAGGGCTATTGAGATTGGGATAAAGATCTCCGGCCTCTCCACCCAGGATCTCAAGAGGAGGACTGGGACATATAGCAAGGGTATGAGGAGGCGATTACTAATAGCGAGAACACTCATGACAGAGCCTCTCCTAGCAATACTAGATGAACCAACCTCGGGGCTCGATATATTCTCATCGATACATGTTAGAGAGGCTATAAAGGAGTATTCAAAGGAAAGGGGATCCTCGGTAGTGCTTTCAAGCCACAATATGTTTGAGGTGGAATATCTATGCGATAGAATAGCCCTAATCAATGATGGGGTAATAGTGGGTGAGGGGAGTGTGGAGGATATAAAGAGCATGACCGGATCTAGGAACCTGGAAGAGTCTTTTGCAAGACTTGTTTCAAGAACAACAAGATAG